One genomic segment of Pseudomonas fortuita includes these proteins:
- a CDS encoding patatin-like phospholipase family protein, which translates to MAPPPVTGLILSGGGARAAYQVGVLAGIAELLPAGAHNPFPVIVGTSAGAINAVTLASGATHFNDAVQRLTAFWQNFRSHLVIRSDWPGVVRQASRFVGHSLLGLGGQAPVALLDSSPLRSLLEAHLNLDGIGHSLAAEQLHAVAVTAFGYESGQAVTFYQGRGTIEAWLRHRRIGVPTPLTIDHLLASAAIPLLFAPVQLGDEFYGDGAVRQSAPISPALHLGASRVLVVGVSGNPQRPAPPLPTQRVFSGQQPSLAQIGGHLLNSTFIDSLEDDIELLQRLNHLSRLLPAHLDARRLGLAPVEVLVVAPSQPLDEIAARHRRELPAALRLFLRGPGATRTSGAGVLSYLLFEASYCSELIELGRKDALAKKRELCQFLGI; encoded by the coding sequence GGCGCCCGCGCCGCCTATCAGGTCGGCGTATTGGCCGGCATCGCCGAGCTGCTGCCCGCCGGCGCACATAATCCGTTCCCGGTCATCGTCGGCACCTCTGCCGGTGCCATCAATGCCGTCACCCTGGCCAGCGGCGCCACCCACTTCAACGACGCCGTGCAGCGGCTAACCGCCTTCTGGCAGAACTTTCGCAGCCATCTGGTCATCCGCAGCGACTGGCCCGGTGTAGTCCGTCAGGCCAGCCGTTTTGTCGGCCACAGCCTGCTGGGGCTGGGCGGCCAGGCGCCAGTAGCGCTGCTGGACAGCAGCCCGTTGCGCAGCCTGCTGGAGGCACACCTGAACCTGGATGGCATCGGCCATTCCCTGGCCGCCGAGCAGTTGCACGCGGTGGCCGTCACCGCCTTTGGCTACGAGTCTGGCCAAGCGGTCACCTTCTACCAAGGGCGCGGCACCATCGAAGCCTGGCTGCGCCACCGCCGCATCGGTGTGCCCACGCCATTGACCATCGACCACCTGCTGGCCAGCGCGGCCATTCCACTGCTGTTTGCCCCGGTGCAGCTGGGCGACGAATTCTACGGTGATGGCGCGGTGCGCCAGTCAGCGCCGATCAGCCCAGCCCTGCACCTGGGTGCCAGCCGGGTGCTGGTGGTCGGGGTCAGCGGCAACCCGCAGCGGCCAGCGCCGCCCTTGCCCACTCAGCGCGTGTTCAGCGGGCAGCAGCCCAGCCTGGCGCAGATTGGTGGGCACTTGCTTAACAGCACGTTCATCGACAGCCTGGAAGACGATATCGAGCTGCTGCAGCGGCTGAACCACCTGAGCCGGCTGCTGCCGGCGCATCTGGATGCCCGGCGCCTGGGGCTGGCCCCAGTCGAGGTGCTGGTGGTAGCCCCCAGCCAGCCGTTGGATGAGATCGCCGCCCGGCACCGGCGTGAGCTCCCGGCGGCGTTGCGCCTGTTCCTGCGTGGGCCAGGGGCGACCCGCACCAGCGGGGCGGGGGTGTTGAGCTATCTGCTGTTCGAGGCCAGCTATTGCAGTGAGCTGATCGAACTGGGGCGCAAGGATGCCCTGGCCAAGAAGCGGGAGCTGTGTCAGTTCCTCGGAATTTAA
- a CDS encoding MlaA family lipoprotein, which yields MVEADPQVIGTAPLVPEADGFIDPLRELKFNPGLDQREFERSTLEALNVYDPLESINRRVYHFNYRLDQWVLLPLVNGYQYVTPRFVRTGVSNFFNNLGDVPNLLNSVLQLKPKRSAEITARLMFNTLIGVGGLWDPATSMGLPRQSEDFGQTLGFYGVPEGPYLMLPLLGPSNLRDTTGLVVDYAGEQAINYLNVAEASTDHPEIFALRVVDKRYSTNFRYGQLNSPFEYEKVRYVYTQARKLQIAE from the coding sequence GTGGTCGAGGCCGACCCGCAGGTGATCGGTACCGCTCCACTGGTGCCCGAAGCCGATGGTTTCATCGACCCGCTGCGCGAGCTGAAATTCAACCCGGGGCTGGACCAGCGCGAGTTCGAGCGTTCAACCCTGGAAGCACTGAACGTGTACGACCCGCTGGAGTCGATCAACCGGCGCGTGTATCACTTCAACTACCGGCTAGACCAGTGGGTGCTGCTGCCACTGGTGAATGGGTACCAGTACGTCACGCCACGCTTCGTGCGCACGGGGGTGAGCAACTTCTTTAACAACCTCGGCGACGTGCCAAACCTGCTCAATAGCGTGTTGCAGCTCAAGCCCAAGCGCTCGGCCGAGATCACGGCACGGCTGATGTTCAACACCCTCATCGGCGTGGGTGGGCTATGGGACCCGGCGACCAGCATGGGCCTGCCGCGCCAGAGCGAGGACTTTGGCCAGACCCTGGGCTTCTATGGCGTACCGGAGGGGCCGTACCTGATGCTGCCGCTGCTGGGGCCATCGAACCTGCGCGATACCACCGGGCTGGTGGTGGACTATGCCGGCGAGCAGGCGATCAATTACCTGAACGTGGCCGAAGCCAGCACCGACCACCCGGAAATCTTCGCGCTGCGCGTGGTGGACAAGCGCTACTCCACCAACTTCCGCTATGGCCAGCTGAACTCGCCTTTCGAATACGAGAAAGTGCGGTATGTGTACACCCAGGCGCGCAAGTTGCAGATAGCGGAGTAA
- a CDS encoding serine protein kinase PrkA: protein MHRSLRLAALLGSLLMAVAASARDIDAASYGYPLTNPFEATIATTPPDQRPTLPSDEDITQSDYSLNLRPEREFTLPDNFWAVKKLKYRLARQDREAPLIFIIAGTGAPYTSSINEYLKKLFYQAGFHVVQLSSPTSYDFMSAASRFATPGVSREDAEDMYRVMQAVRAQHPRLPVSDFYLTGYSLGALDAAFVSHLDETRRSFNFKRVLLLNPPVNLYTSINNLDKLVQTQVKGIDRSTTFYELMLTKLTRYFQDKGYIDLNDALLYDFQQSKQHLSNEQMAMLIGTSFRFSAADIAFTSDLINRRGLIIPPKFPITEGSSLTPFFKRALQCDFDCYMTEQVIPMWRARTDGNSILQLVNQTSLYALEDYLRDSDKIAVMHNADDVILGPGDIGFLRKVFGDRLTLYPHGGHCGNLNYRVNSDAMLEFFRG from the coding sequence ATGCATCGATCTTTGCGCCTCGCTGCCCTGCTGGGTAGCCTGCTCATGGCGGTGGCCGCTTCAGCGCGGGATATCGACGCTGCCAGCTACGGCTACCCCTTGACCAACCCGTTCGAGGCGACCATCGCCACCACGCCGCCGGATCAGCGGCCTACCCTGCCCAGCGACGAGGACATTACCCAGTCGGACTACAGCCTCAACCTGCGCCCCGAGCGTGAATTCACGTTGCCCGACAATTTCTGGGCCGTGAAAAAGCTCAAATACCGCCTGGCCCGCCAAGACCGCGAAGCGCCGCTTATCTTCATTATTGCCGGCACCGGCGCACCGTACACCAGCAGCATCAACGAATACCTGAAAAAGCTGTTCTACCAGGCCGGCTTCCACGTGGTGCAACTGTCGTCGCCCACCAGCTACGACTTCATGAGCGCCGCGTCACGCTTTGCCACCCCCGGCGTCAGCCGGGAAGACGCCGAGGACATGTACCGGGTAATGCAGGCCGTGCGCGCCCAGCATCCACGCCTGCCGGTCAGCGATTTCTACCTCACCGGCTACAGCCTGGGTGCGCTCGACGCCGCGTTCGTCAGCCACCTGGACGAAACCCGCCGCAGTTTCAACTTCAAGCGCGTGCTGCTGCTGAACCCGCCGGTCAACCTGTACACCTCGATCAACAACCTGGACAAACTGGTGCAGACCCAGGTCAAAGGCATCGATCGCAGTACCACCTTCTATGAGCTGATGCTGACCAAACTGACGCGCTACTTCCAGGACAAAGGCTACATCGACCTGAACGACGCCCTGCTTTATGACTTCCAGCAGTCGAAACAGCACCTGTCCAACGAACAGATGGCCATGCTGATCGGCACTTCGTTCCGGTTCTCGGCAGCGGACATCGCCTTCACTTCCGACCTGATCAACCGCCGCGGCCTGATCATTCCGCCGAAGTTCCCGATCACCGAAGGCAGCAGCCTCACGCCGTTTTTCAAGCGTGCCCTGCAATGCGACTTTGACTGCTACATGACCGAACAGGTAATCCCCATGTGGCGCGCCCGCACCGATGGCAACAGCATCTTGCAACTGGTCAACCAGACCAGCCTGTATGCCCTGGAAGACTACCTGCGTGACAGTGACAAGATCGCCGTGATGCACAACGCCGACGATGTCATTCTCGGCCCGGGCGACATCGGTTTCCTGCGCAAGGTGTTCGGTGACCGGCTGACCCTCTACCCCCATGGCGGCCATTGCGGCAACCTCAACTATCGCGTCAACAGTGACGCCATGCTGGAGTTCTTCCGTGGTTAA
- a CDS encoding glycoside hydrolase family 17 protein, protein MDRPMPSSARLLLPLYLLACLLALAGLAGLWYGLGKPVHLPDAASPTHKLQCASYTPFDKDQSPYDQPFRLRPARMDADLALLAERFQCIRTYSMTGLEAIPALARKHGLKVMLGAWVNAHPADTDREIDLLIAAANANPDVVSAVIVGNETLLRKEVTGAHLAKLIARVKSQVKVPVTYADVWEFWLQHPQVAPAVDFLTIHLLPYWEDDPRGIDDALAHVADVRRVFGTRFAPKDILIGETGWPSEGRQRETAVPSRVNEARFIRGFVTLAESNGWHYNLIEAFDQPWKRANEGAVGGYWGLYDADRQDKGILEGPVSNLQDWPQWLLASALLMAGMLLLAGRPASPQAALLLPLLAAFGAGCLGLWGELMRTHARFAGEWLWAVALAGLNVLVLAHALLALAQRAGWRVRLFAWLQARAGWLLLAAGFAAAVSMLAMVFDPRYRSFPSAALALPALVYVLWPVPARRAEVALLAFIVGAGVAPQLFVEGLENQQAWGWAVVSVLMTAALWRSLRVRQA, encoded by the coding sequence ATGGACCGCCCGATGCCCAGTTCTGCCCGCCTGTTGCTGCCGCTTTACCTGCTTGCCTGCCTGCTGGCCCTGGCCGGGCTCGCCGGGCTCTGGTACGGGCTTGGCAAGCCGGTGCACCTGCCCGATGCGGCCAGCCCGACGCACAAGTTGCAATGCGCGTCGTACACGCCGTTCGACAAGGACCAGTCGCCGTATGACCAGCCGTTTCGCCTGCGCCCGGCACGGATGGACGCCGACCTTGCCTTGCTGGCTGAGCGTTTCCAGTGCATCCGCACCTATTCCATGACCGGCCTTGAGGCCATCCCGGCGCTGGCCCGCAAGCATGGGCTGAAAGTGATGCTGGGCGCCTGGGTGAACGCTCACCCGGCCGACACCGACCGGGAAATCGACTTGCTGATCGCCGCCGCCAACGCCAACCCCGATGTGGTCAGCGCGGTAATCGTGGGCAACGAGACATTGCTGCGCAAAGAAGTTACCGGCGCGCACCTGGCCAAGCTGATCGCCCGGGTGAAAAGCCAGGTCAAGGTGCCCGTGACCTACGCGGATGTGTGGGAGTTCTGGCTGCAGCACCCGCAGGTGGCGCCGGCGGTGGATTTTTTGACCATACACCTGCTGCCCTACTGGGAAGACGACCCGCGCGGCATTGACGATGCACTGGCCCACGTCGCCGATGTGCGGCGGGTATTCGGCACGCGCTTTGCGCCCAAGGACATCCTGATTGGCGAAACCGGCTGGCCCAGCGAAGGCCGCCAGCGCGAGACCGCCGTACCCAGCCGCGTCAACGAGGCGCGCTTCATCCGCGGTTTTGTAACCTTGGCCGAAAGCAACGGCTGGCACTACAACCTGATCGAAGCGTTCGACCAGCCATGGAAGCGTGCCAATGAAGGGGCGGTAGGCGGTTACTGGGGGCTTTACGATGCCGACCGGCAGGACAAGGGCATACTGGAGGGGCCGGTCAGCAACCTGCAGGACTGGCCGCAGTGGTTGCTGGCCAGTGCACTGTTGATGGCGGGCATGTTGTTGCTTGCCGGGCGCCCCGCCAGCCCGCAGGCTGCCTTGTTGCTGCCATTGCTGGCGGCGTTTGGCGCGGGTTGCCTGGGGCTGTGGGGCGAGCTGATGCGCACCCATGCACGCTTTGCCGGGGAGTGGCTGTGGGCCGTTGCACTGGCCGGGCTGAACGTGCTGGTGCTGGCCCATGCGCTGCTGGCGTTGGCGCAGCGTGCCGGTTGGCGCGTGCGCTTGTTCGCCTGGCTGCAGGCGCGGGCCGGCTGGCTGTTGCTGGCGGCGGGCTTTGCCGCGGCGGTGAGCATGCTGGCAATGGTGTTCGACCCGCGCTACCGCAGCTTCCCCAGCGCCGCGCTGGCGTTGCCGGCGCTGGTGTATGTGCTGTGGCCGGTGCCCGCGCGGCGGGCGGAGGTGGCGTTGCTCGCGTTCATTGTCGGGGCCGGGGTGGCGCCGCAGTTGTTCGTGGAAGGGCTGGAAAACCAGCAGGCCTGGGGTTGGGCGGTGGTGAGTGTGCTGATGACAGCCGCATTGTGGCGCAGCTTGCGGGTGCGCCAGGCTTGA
- a CDS encoding glycine betaine ABC transporter substrate-binding protein → MATLKKMRRFLGVGTALVMAMGAAQAMAKEVSIGYVDGWADSVATTNVAAEVIKQKLGYDVKLQAVATGIMWQGVATGKLDAMLSAWLPVTHGEYWAKNKDNVVDYGANFKDAKIGLIVPEYVKAASIADLKTDSSFKQKIVGIDAGSGVMLKTDQAIKDYDLTGYKLQASSGAAMTAELGRAYAKQQSIAVTGWVPHWMFAKWKLKFLEDPKGVYGAAETVNSIGSKELATKAPEVAEFLKKFSWKSKDEIGEVMLAIQEGAKPEAAAKDWVAKHPDRVKEWTGK, encoded by the coding sequence ATGGCGACTTTGAAAAAAATGCGACGGTTCCTGGGTGTGGGCACCGCCCTGGTAATGGCCATGGGCGCTGCACAGGCAATGGCTAAAGAAGTAAGCATTGGTTACGTGGATGGTTGGGCCGACAGCGTGGCGACCACCAACGTGGCCGCCGAAGTGATCAAGCAAAAGCTCGGCTACGACGTTAAGTTGCAGGCTGTGGCCACAGGGATCATGTGGCAGGGTGTGGCAACCGGCAAGCTCGATGCCATGTTGTCCGCCTGGTTGCCGGTGACGCATGGTGAGTACTGGGCCAAGAACAAGGACAACGTGGTCGACTATGGCGCCAACTTCAAGGACGCCAAGATCGGCCTGATCGTCCCCGAGTACGTCAAGGCGGCGAGCATCGCCGACCTCAAGACCGATAGTAGCTTCAAGCAGAAGATTGTTGGCATCGACGCGGGCTCCGGCGTGATGCTCAAGACCGACCAGGCGATCAAGGACTACGACCTGACGGGTTACAAGCTGCAGGCCAGCTCGGGCGCGGCGATGACTGCGGAACTGGGCCGTGCCTATGCCAAGCAGCAGTCGATTGCAGTGACCGGCTGGGTCCCGCACTGGATGTTCGCCAAGTGGAAACTCAAGTTCCTCGAAGACCCGAAAGGCGTGTATGGCGCGGCAGAAACCGTGAACAGCATCGGCAGCAAGGAACTGGCTACCAAGGCACCAGAAGTGGCGGAGTTCCTGAAGAAGTTCAGTTGGAAGTCCAAGGACGAGATTGGCGAGGTGATGCTGGCGATTCAGGAAGGGGCCAAGCCTGAAGCGGCGGCCAAGGATTGGGTGGCCAAGCACCCTGATCGCGTGAAGGAGTGGACGGGTAAGTAG
- a CDS encoding DUF485 domain-containing protein, translating to MNDSIYLSIQNSPRFKELVTKRERFAWVLSAIMLGLYCGFILLIAYGPHLLGAKLSPESSITWGIPLGVGLIVSAFVLTAIYVRRANGEFDELNKAILKEAQQ from the coding sequence ATGAACGACAGCATTTACCTCTCGATACAAAACAGCCCCCGTTTCAAGGAGCTGGTCACCAAACGCGAACGGTTCGCCTGGGTTCTCTCGGCGATCATGCTCGGCCTGTACTGCGGTTTCATCCTCCTGATCGCCTACGGTCCTCATCTGCTGGGCGCCAAGCTCAGCCCTGAGTCGTCGATCACCTGGGGCATTCCCCTGGGCGTCGGCCTGATCGTTTCGGCATTTGTCCTGACCGCCATCTACGTACGCCGCGCCAACGGCGAATTCGATGAGCTGAACAAGGCCATCCTCAAGGAGGCGCAACAATGA
- a CDS encoding cation acetate symporter → MIRHAKALAVLACGAFAPAVWAADALTGEVQKQPLNVAAIAMFVAFVAFTLGITYWASKRNKSAADYYAAGGKITGFQNGLAIAGDYMSAASFLGISALVFTSGYDGLIYSIGFLVGWPIILFLIAERLRNLGKYTFADVASYRLGQKEIRTLSASGSLVVVAFYLIAQMVGAGKLIELLFGLDYHVAVILVGILMCLYVLFGGMLATTWVQIIKAVLLLSGASFMALMVMKHVGFDFNTLFSEAIKVHSKGEAIMSPGGLVKDPISAFSLGLALMFGTAGLPHILMRFFTVSDAKEARKSVLYATGFIGYFYILTFIIGFGAILLVSTNPDFKDAAGALLGGNNMAAVHLADAVGGSIFLGFISAVAFATILAVVAGLTLAGASAVSHDLYASVWRKGKANDKDEIRVSKITTIALGVLAIGLGILFEKQNIAFMVGLAFSIAASCNFPVLLLSMYWKKLTTRGAMIGGWLGLVSAVTLMILGPTIWVQILGHEKPIYPYEYPALFSMAIAFVSIWFFSVTDKSKAADDERALFYPQFVRSQTGLGASGAVSH, encoded by the coding sequence ATGATTCGTCACGCCAAAGCCCTGGCCGTACTGGCCTGCGGAGCCTTTGCACCCGCCGTGTGGGCAGCCGATGCCCTGACCGGCGAGGTGCAGAAACAGCCGCTGAACGTTGCCGCGATTGCCATGTTCGTGGCCTTCGTCGCCTTCACCCTCGGTATTACCTACTGGGCCTCCAAACGCAACAAGTCGGCGGCGGACTACTATGCTGCCGGTGGCAAGATCACCGGCTTCCAGAACGGCCTGGCGATTGCCGGCGACTACATGTCGGCTGCCTCCTTCCTGGGTATTTCCGCCCTGGTGTTCACCTCTGGCTACGATGGCCTGATCTACTCGATCGGCTTTTTGGTCGGCTGGCCCATCATTCTCTTCCTGATTGCCGAGCGCCTGCGTAACCTCGGCAAGTACACCTTTGCCGACGTGGCCTCGTACCGCCTTGGGCAGAAGGAAATCCGTACCCTGTCGGCCTCCGGTTCGCTGGTGGTGGTGGCGTTCTACCTGATCGCGCAGATGGTCGGTGCCGGCAAGCTGATCGAACTGTTGTTCGGCCTGGACTACCACGTCGCGGTGATCCTGGTGGGGATCCTGATGTGCCTGTATGTGCTGTTCGGCGGCATGCTGGCCACCACCTGGGTACAAATCATCAAGGCCGTGCTGCTGCTGTCCGGTGCCAGCTTCATGGCGCTGATGGTGATGAAGCACGTAGGCTTCGACTTCAACACCCTCTTCTCGGAAGCGATCAAGGTGCACAGCAAGGGTGAGGCGATCATGAGCCCGGGTGGCCTGGTCAAGGACCCGATCTCGGCCTTCTCGCTGGGCCTGGCGCTGATGTTCGGTACCGCCGGCCTGCCGCACATCCTGATGCGCTTCTTTACCGTCAGTGATGCCAAGGAAGCCCGCAAGAGCGTGCTTTACGCTACCGGCTTCATCGGTTACTTCTACATCCTCACCTTCATCATCGGCTTTGGCGCGATCCTGCTGGTCAGCACCAACCCGGACTTCAAGGACGCCGCCGGCGCCCTGTTGGGCGGCAACAACATGGCCGCGGTGCACCTGGCCGATGCCGTGGGTGGCAGCATCTTCCTCGGCTTCATTTCGGCAGTGGCCTTTGCCACCATCCTGGCAGTGGTTGCCGGCCTGACCCTGGCCGGTGCCTCGGCGGTGTCCCACGACCTGTACGCCAGCGTATGGCGCAAGGGCAAGGCCAACGACAAGGACGAAATCCGCGTGTCGAAGATCACCACCATCGCCCTGGGCGTGCTGGCGATCGGCTTGGGCATCCTGTTCGAGAAACAGAACATCGCCTTCATGGTTGGCCTGGCGTTCTCCATTGCCGCCAGCTGCAACTTCCCGGTACTGCTGCTTTCGATGTACTGGAAGAAGCTGACCACCCGCGGCGCCATGATCGGCGGCTGGCTGGGCCTGGTGAGTGCGGTGACGCTGATGATCCTCGGCCCGACCATCTGGGTGCAGATCCTCGGCCACGAAAAACCGATCTACCCGTACGAGTACCCGGCGCTGTTCTCGATGGCCATTGCCTTCGTCAGCATCTGGTTCTTCTCGGTCACCGACAAGTCCAAGGCGGCTGACGACGAGCGTGCGCTGTTCTACCCGCAGTTCGTGCGTTCGCAGACTGGCCTGGGTGCCAGCGGGGCGGTTTCCCACTGA
- a CDS encoding DUF3309 family protein: MTTILIIILILLLIGGLPVFPHSRSWGYGPSGIVGAVLVILLVLLLLGMI, encoded by the coding sequence ATGACCACGATTCTCATCATCATCCTGATCCTGTTGCTGATTGGTGGCTTACCGGTCTTCCCGCACTCGCGCAGCTGGGGCTATGGCCCGTCTGGCATCGTTGGCGCCGTGCTGGTGATTCTGCTGGTGCTGTTGTTATTGGGCATGATATGA
- a CDS encoding SDR family oxidoreductase produces MQNRIMITGAGSGLGREIALRWAREGWRVALADVNEAGLRETLELVRAAGGDGFFQRCDVRDYSQLTAMAQACTEQLGGIDVIVNNAGVASGGFFAELSLEDWDWQIAVNLMGVVKGCKAFLPLLERSKGRIINIASMAALMQGPGMSNYNVAKAGVLALSESLLVELRQLEVAVHVVCPSFFQTNLLDSFRGPNPAMKAQVGKLLEGSPISASDIADYMHQQVAAGEFLILPHEAGREAWALKRQAPERLYEEMAEMAVKMRARGHSK; encoded by the coding sequence ATGCAAAACCGCATCATGATCACTGGCGCCGGGTCCGGCCTCGGTCGCGAGATCGCCCTGCGCTGGGCGCGTGAGGGCTGGCGCGTGGCGCTGGCCGATGTCAACGAAGCCGGCCTGCGCGAAACCCTGGAGCTGGTCCGCGCTGCCGGCGGCGACGGCTTCTTCCAGCGCTGCGACGTCCGCGATTACAGCCAGCTGACGGCCATGGCCCAGGCCTGCACCGAGCAGCTCGGCGGCATCGATGTGATCGTCAACAACGCAGGTGTCGCTTCGGGCGGCTTCTTCGCTGAACTGTCGCTGGAAGACTGGGACTGGCAGATTGCGGTCAACCTGATGGGGGTGGTCAAAGGCTGCAAGGCCTTCCTGCCGCTGCTGGAGCGCAGCAAGGGGCGCATCATCAATATCGCCTCGATGGCCGCGTTGATGCAGGGCCCGGGCATGAGCAACTACAACGTGGCCAAGGCCGGTGTGCTGGCTTTGTCAGAGAGCCTGCTGGTGGAGTTGCGCCAACTGGAGGTGGCGGTGCACGTGGTGTGCCCGTCGTTCTTTCAGACCAACCTGCTGGACTCGTTCCGCGGGCCCAACCCGGCAATGAAAGCGCAAGTGGGCAAGCTGCTGGAAGGCTCGCCGATCAGTGCGTCGGACATAGCTGACTACATGCATCAGCAGGTGGCCGCTGGCGAGTTCCTGATCCTGCCCCACGAAGCCGGGCGCGAAGCTTGGGCGTTGAAGCGGCAGGCGCCTGAGCGGCTGTATGAAGAAATGGCGGAAATGGCGGTAAAAATGCGCGCCAGAGGGCATTCGAAGTGA
- the csrA gene encoding carbon storage regulator CsrA, with protein sequence MLVIGREVGEVIVIGDDIRIMVVETRDGVVRFGIDAPKAVSVHRAEVYRRIKEAGQRKARRA encoded by the coding sequence ATGCTGGTAATAGGACGCGAAGTGGGGGAGGTCATCGTGATTGGCGATGACATCCGGATCATGGTGGTAGAAACGCGTGACGGGGTGGTGCGCTTCGGGATCGACGCCCCGAAGGCGGTGTCAGTGCATCGTGCCGAGGTCTACAGGCGCATCAAGGAGGCAGGTCAGCGTAAGGCCCGCAGGGCTTGA
- a CDS encoding YheU family protein, with protein sequence MLIPYEQLQAETLTRLIEDFVTRDGTDNGDDTPLETRVLRVRQALAKGQAFILFDPESQQCQLLAKHDVPRELLD encoded by the coding sequence ATGCTGATCCCCTACGAGCAACTGCAAGCCGAAACCTTGACCCGCCTGATTGAGGACTTCGTCACCCGCGATGGCACCGACAATGGCGACGACACCCCGCTGGAAACCCGTGTGCTTCGGGTACGCCAGGCGTTGGCCAAAGGCCAGGCGTTCATCCTGTTCGACCCGGAAAGCCAGCAGTGCCAATTGCTGGCCAAGCATGATGTGCCCCGCGAGCTGCTCGATTAG
- a CDS encoding osmoprotectant NAGGN system M42 family peptidase, with amino-acid sequence MSEHYPEPDLDYLKRVLLEMLAIPSPTGFTDTIVRYVAERLDELGIPFELTRRGTIRATLKGRQSSPDRAVSAHLDTIGASVRQLQDNGRLALAPVGCWSSRFAEGSRVSVFTDTGVVRGSVLPLMASGHAFNTAIDQMPVSWDHVELRLDAYCATRADCEALGVSIGDFVAFDPLPEFTESGHISARHLDDKAGVAALLAALKAVVESGQQPLIDCHPLFTITEETGSGAAGALPWDVSEFVGIDIAPVAPGQASSEHAVSVAMQDSSGPYDYHLSRHLLKLAGDHDLPVRRDLFRYYFSDAHSAVTAGHDIRTALVAFGCDATHGYERTHIDSLAALSRLLSAYLLSPPVFASDSQPANASLERFSHQLEHDAQMESDTRVPAVDSLVGNKG; translated from the coding sequence ATGTCTGAGCACTACCCCGAGCCCGATCTCGACTACCTCAAACGAGTGCTGCTGGAGATGCTCGCCATCCCCAGCCCCACCGGTTTCACCGACACCATCGTGCGCTACGTGGCCGAACGCCTGGACGAACTGGGTATACCCTTCGAGTTGACCCGTCGCGGCACCATACGCGCCACCCTCAAGGGGCGGCAGTCATCCCCCGACCGGGCCGTATCGGCCCATCTGGATACCATCGGCGCCAGCGTGCGCCAACTGCAGGACAACGGGCGCCTGGCCCTGGCGCCGGTCGGCTGCTGGTCCAGCCGCTTCGCCGAAGGCAGCCGGGTCAGCGTGTTCACCGACACGGGGGTCGTGCGCGGCAGCGTGCTGCCGTTGATGGCCAGCGGGCATGCCTTCAACACCGCCATCGACCAGATGCCGGTCAGCTGGGACCACGTGGAGCTGCGCCTGGACGCCTACTGCGCCACCCGGGCCGACTGCGAGGCGCTGGGCGTGAGCATTGGTGACTTCGTCGCCTTCGACCCGCTGCCCGAGTTCACCGAAAGCGGCCACATAAGCGCCCGCCACCTGGATGACAAGGCCGGCGTAGCAGCGTTGCTGGCGGCGCTGAAGGCGGTGGTGGAAAGCGGCCAACAACCGTTGATCGATTGCCACCCGCTGTTCACCATTACCGAAGAGACCGGCTCGGGTGCCGCGGGTGCCCTGCCCTGGGATGTCAGCGAATTCGTTGGTATCGACATCGCCCCGGTGGCACCTGGGCAGGCCTCCAGCGAGCATGCGGTCAGCGTGGCCATGCAAGACTCTTCGGGGCCCTATGACTACCACCTGTCCCGGCATTTGCTGAAACTGGCCGGCGACCACGACCTGCCGGTACGGCGCGACCTGTTCCGCTATTACTTCAGCGATGCCCATTCGGCGGTAACGGCGGGGCATGACATTCGTACCGCGCTGGTGGCGTTTGGTTGCGATGCCACCCATGGCTACGAACGCACGCACATCGACAGCCTTGCGGCGTTGAGCCGGCTGCTGTCGGCGTACCTGTTGAGCCCGCCCGTGTTTGCCAGCGACTCGCAGCCGGCCAATGCCTCGCTTGAAAGGTTCAGCCACCAGCTGGAGCACGATGCGCAGATGGAGAGCGACACGCGGGTGCCGGCGGTGGACAGCCTGGTTGGCAATAAAGGCTGA